From one Misgurnus anguillicaudatus chromosome 2, ASM2758022v2, whole genome shotgun sequence genomic stretch:
- the LOC129443294 gene encoding uncharacterized protein isoform X1, with translation MDESTFETFEEELGQPLPEVSPPKPLRAARTGGRAEMYAQRRTREEAPILQQQIPKMTPREHLSSSATSLRKARSIQNLAQIETPFEGVTLNRCLIIAITILVLTSGLQRINEVLRGRKDVNEEFTAVTERHAFIRRSKLPAHETETSLWDTLFWWLDDDDDDDEGSNKRKSKRATQERVSRGFRHRTFPHPKLLKQRETTFSERRRRRGTDEIKERTKNKKEKEIKFKKKTEEEEEEEEKKIKKSKKTAMKDRKQKSTKKL, from the exons ATGGATGAAAGCACATTTGAGACGTTTGAGGAAGAGCTCGGTCAACCACTGCCAGAAGTTTCTCCTCCGAAACCTCTGAGAGCAGCGCGTACGGGAGGCCGAGCGG AGATGTACGCTCAGAGGAGAACACGTGAG gaAGCTCCAATACTTCAGCAGCAGATACCAAAGATGACTCCACGTGAACACCTGTCCTCCAGTGCGA CATCATTGCGTAAAGCCCGGTCCATCCAGAATCTGGCTCAGATCGAGACACCGTTTGAAGGCGTGACACTGAACAGATGTCTGATCATCGCCATCACCATCCTGGTGCTCACCTCCGGTCTACAGAGGATTAACG AGGTCCTCAGGGGTCGTAAGGACGTCAATGAAGAGTTTACAGCTGTCACTGAGAGACACGCTTTCATCAGGAGGTCGAAATTACCTGCACATGAG ACCGAGACGTCTTTATGGGACACATTATTCTGGTGgcttgatgatgatgatgatgatgatgaaggcTCTAACAAACGTAAATCCAAGAGGGCAACTCAGGAGAGAGTGTCCAGAGGCTTCAGGCACCGGACCTTTCCACATCCAAAACTCCTGAAGCAAAGAGAGACAACATTCAGCGAACGCAGAAGACGACGAGGCACAGATGAGATTAAAGAGAGAACGAAGaacaaaaaagagaaagagattaaatttaaaaagaaaacagaagaagaagaggaggaagaggagaagaAGATTAAGAAATCAAAGAAGACAGCAATGAAGGACAGAAAACAAAAATCCACGAAGAAACTCTAA
- the LOC129443294 gene encoding uncharacterized protein isoform X2 — protein sequence MYAQRRTREEAPILQQQIPKMTPREHLSSSATSLRKARSIQNLAQIETPFEGVTLNRCLIIAITILVLTSGLQRINEVLRGRKDVNEEFTAVTERHAFIRRSKLPAHETETSLWDTLFWWLDDDDDDDEGSNKRKSKRATQERVSRGFRHRTFPHPKLLKQRETTFSERRRRRGTDEIKERTKNKKEKEIKFKKKTEEEEEEEEKKIKKSKKTAMKDRKQKSTKKL from the exons ATGTACGCTCAGAGGAGAACACGTGAG gaAGCTCCAATACTTCAGCAGCAGATACCAAAGATGACTCCACGTGAACACCTGTCCTCCAGTGCGA CATCATTGCGTAAAGCCCGGTCCATCCAGAATCTGGCTCAGATCGAGACACCGTTTGAAGGCGTGACACTGAACAGATGTCTGATCATCGCCATCACCATCCTGGTGCTCACCTCCGGTCTACAGAGGATTAACG AGGTCCTCAGGGGTCGTAAGGACGTCAATGAAGAGTTTACAGCTGTCACTGAGAGACACGCTTTCATCAGGAGGTCGAAATTACCTGCACATGAG ACCGAGACGTCTTTATGGGACACATTATTCTGGTGgcttgatgatgatgatgatgatgatgaaggcTCTAACAAACGTAAATCCAAGAGGGCAACTCAGGAGAGAGTGTCCAGAGGCTTCAGGCACCGGACCTTTCCACATCCAAAACTCCTGAAGCAAAGAGAGACAACATTCAGCGAACGCAGAAGACGACGAGGCACAGATGAGATTAAAGAGAGAACGAAGaacaaaaaagagaaagagattaaatttaaaaagaaaacagaagaagaagaggaggaagaggagaagaAGATTAAGAAATCAAAGAAGACAGCAATGAAGGACAGAAAACAAAAATCCACGAAGAAACTCTAA